One stretch of Bombus vancouverensis nearcticus chromosome 16, iyBomVanc1_principal, whole genome shotgun sequence DNA includes these proteins:
- the LOC117161510 gene encoding protein maelstrom isoform X2, whose amino-acid sequence MVIRISNYFNSSVLKMALPTNVSSMRCKIKQRNSSSRFSVECGLLSIIYNMSKNAFYFFALDWAKEQQKRGISVPRNMKELSSLCSEDWKLPPHEKGIYKSRAKDNKIKAQMTVGNRTTIGESVAELELEQKRQEEFHQNMLQYIESIVGVGVRHDNLKNLKFIFIHVNWFYRRDIGINKYDFCPAEFAIAEFSILHGIQNVYHEILKVKIPLGWKRDALETSQETHQIPIELDDGEYDFALMYDKFSKFMERNKTGRRYPPLFTLKNSYPIVESLLQRLNEASGQSVDDYLIYSIEALFGELRNAAVKSVDERGIPLVLAETEFAKDYLSTMRGFECEFHKIVDVAQYCSKSIITRWGMTICDYCCEYLNVKMIEGVHCPYKNSFDINRQDTASGRTDNIDLKMKTLKILENRVVIADMNGVSKEYRDKVSTRSYEEEKNRRMENKVVIVDHAKANTSKSNTAALNLPMRPLRAPKTMAKALSGTQEGFELLNDVTNFPPIGGRGTVKKDTTRFKLPLGRGRGNC is encoded by the exons ATGGTAATTCgtatttcgaattattttaaTTCCTCAGTATTGAAGATGGCACTGCCAACAAATGTCAGCTCTATGCGATGTAAAATCAAACAAAGGAACAGTTCTTCCCGGTTCTCCGTCGAATGTGGATTGTTGAGCATTATATACAATATGTCAAAAAATGCATTTTATTTCTTTGCTCTTGACTGGGCAAAAGAGCAACAGAAGCGTGGCATATCTGTCccaagaaatatgaaagaactTTCATCGCTTTGTAGCGAAGACTGGAAG CTTCCTCCACATGAAAAGGGAATTTATAAGTCTAGAGCAAAAGACAACAAGATTAAAGCTCAAATGACAGTAGGTAACAGAACTACAATTGGTGAAAGTGTAGCTGAGTTAGAGTTAGAGCAAAAGAGACAGGAGGAATTTCATCAAAACATGCTTCAATACATAGAATCTATAGTTGGTGTAGGTGTAAGACATGATA ActtgaaaaatttaaaattcatatttatacATGTCAATTGGTTTTATAGAAGAGACATAGGAATTAACAAGTATGACTTTTGTCCTGCAGAATTTGCAATTGCAGAATTTAGTATACTACATGGTATTCAAAACGTATACCATGAAATATTAAAGGTAAAAATACCTTTAGGATGGAAAAGAGATGCACTAGAAACTAGTCAGGAAACACACCAAATCCCTATAGAATTAGATGATGGGGAATATGACTTTGCACTTATGTATGATAAGTTCTCCAAATTTATGGAACGTAATAAGACTGGGAGAAGGTATCCTCCATTGTTCACTCTGAAAAACTCATATCCTATTGTGGAATCACTGCTACAGAGATTGAATGAAGCAAGTG GTCAATCTGTTGACGACTATCTAATCTATTCAATAGAAGCACTGTTTGGAGAACTACGAAATGCTGCTGTAAAGAGCGTAGACGAACGTGGCATTCCTCTTGTTCTTGCCGAAACGGAATTTGCAAAAGACTACTTATCCACTATGCGTGGCTTCGAGTGTGAA TTCCATAAAATTGTAGATGTAGCTCAGTACTGCAGTAAATCCATAATAACAAGATGGGGTATGACGATATGTGATTATTGCTGTGAATACCTGAATGTTAAAATGATCGAAGGTGTGCATTGCCCATACAAGAATTCCTTCGACATTAATAGACAAGATACTGCTAGCGGAAGAACTGATAACATTGATCTGAAGATGAAGACTTTAAAAATACTGGAAAACAGGGTAGTAATTGCTGATATGAATGGA GTATCCAAAGAGTATAGGGATAAGGTATCTACACGATCTtacgaagaagagaaaaatagaCGAATGGAGAATAAAGTGGTCATAGTTGATCATGCTAAAGCTAATACATCCAAATCCAACACTGCAGCT CTAAATTTGCCAATGCGACCATTGCGTGCACCTAAAACAATGG ctAAAGCTCTTAGTGGAACACAGGAAGGCTTCGAGCTTCTTAACGATGTTACCAATTTTCCACCAATTG GAGGACGAGGTACAGTTAAAAAAGATACTACAAGGTTCAAGCTGCCTTTGGGCAGag GACGTGGAAATTGTTAG
- the Pp2C1 gene encoding protein phosphatase 2C, producing the protein MPLSIGVNLRVTGHCNQGGRKYMEDMFSVAFQSTPDDKDLEYAFFGIFDGHGGGEAATFAKEHLMNVIVKQKNFWSDRDEDVLRAIKDGYVNTHYAMWRELDKWPRTASGLPSTAGTTASIAFIRKGKIYLGHVGDSGIILGYQADGDPQWRAEALTKDHKPESGPEMMRIRQSGGKVVSKSGVPRVVWNRPRIGHKGPVRRSTHIDEIPFLAVARSLGDLWSYNSELNTFVVSPEPDVKVVAIDVESHRCLIFGTDGLWNMLTPQAAVAIVQAADRHNEKHLIASQQTCNGQADNVQLWINPSKSLVDRALEKWSLKRLRADNTSVVTLMLDPPGPSRSEIILSQKECVVTHRTMHTPTATLAEAPTRHTCNQVSPSTPRPSPIINHYVDLNRSVPAFSDEIEGNRKESYVDNICTPPDKIEENQYQKDEKHADISENLVNGNVQPVELSSNEILKNSIEVNSLEFEAEVEKTKTNEGQPTKITEDNTLNEQKNSRSSRQSPEIEMKNDPDVSNVIHQSAFSSECNGTHSSTVVTNTTESNEVVLASTSSNENEVKANILNGSRHRQTTLFSTSRRDVRSTRRISLTTHPRNTLGDASSLETKTYVNSRLKSRSTKVSVSGNTVEEGVRNSTSKTSGSAVATKRRHSAISQSVVNTIEESCMLQEPCVKRRTRSEDRPNPVDENDPANQATKDASSSMSWPSTDSNIARSTAVATTVPVHERLLSLNSFQRNLEKKATPVKAIRRPSFKGLLKQLWAASLSAREWDQGRSNRSNNCNERRIKRAVSIIGPSDNTTVPQRWLRSDTIAATPVKTLRSRNVDITGHTISPQLVHQYGIVKQSRLSLPCKLKHSSNNGFLQSNRVRSSSLSSSIKQTSSNTANGACSTISPTNTGCNSSSGMAKRVKSPYNPSARSLSTRSRIKRLGK; encoded by the exons ATGCCGTTGAGTATTGGGGTTAACCTAAGAGTGACCGGACATTGTAATCAGGGCGGTCGTAAGTACATGGAGGACATGTTCAGCGTGGCCTTTCAATCGACACCGGATGACAAAGATCTGGAGTATGCCTTCTTCGGAATATTCGACGGCCACGGAGGCGGCGAAGCTGCCACATTTGCTAAAGAACACCTGATGAACGTTATCGTCAAGCAGAAGAACTTTTGGAGCGATCGGGACGAGGATGTGCTGCGAGCCATCAAAGACGGATACGTGAACACGCACTATGCGATGTGGCGGGAGCTTG ACAAGTGGCCGAGAACCGCATCCGGATTACCATCTACGGCCGGGACCACGGCTAGTATAGCCTTTATTCGTAAAGGTAAAATTTACCTGGGTCATGTAGGAGATTCTGGCATAATATTGGGATACCAAGCAGATGGTGATCCTCAATGGCGTGCAGAAGCTTTGACCAAAGACCATAAGCCGGAAAGTGGGCCAGAAATGATGAGGATACGTCAGTCTGGTGGTAAAGTTGTTAGCAAGTCTGGGGTTCCAAGAGTTGTTTGGAACAGACCTCGTATTGGGCACAAAGGACCTGTTCGAAGGTCAACTCATATAGATGAAATTCCATTTCTTGCTGTTGCTAGATCCTTAG gtGATCTTTGGAGTTATAACTCAGAGTTGAACACATTTGTTGTGTCTCCAGAACCAGATGTTAAAGTAGTTGCGATTGATGTGGAATCACATCGTTGCCTTATTTTTGGAACAGATGGTTTGTGGAATATGTTGACACCCCAAGCTGCAGTGGCTATTGTCCAAGCTGCAGATAGACATAATGAGAAACATCTGATTGCTTCTCAACAAACATGTAATGGG CAAGCTGATAATGTTCAACTGTGGATAAATCCTTCGAAAAGTCTAGTAGATAGAGCTTTGGAAAAATGGTCATTAAAGAGGCTACGTGCAGATAATACAAGCGTGGTTACATTAATGTTAGATCCACCAGGTCCATCTCGTAGTGAG ATTATATTGAGCCAGAAAGAGTGTGTTGTAACACATCGTACTATGCACACACCTACAGCTACGCTTGCAGAAGCCCCAACAAGACATACCTGTAATCAAGTCTCTCCAAGTACACCAAGGCCTTCCCCTATAATAAATCATTATGTTGATCTTAACCGGTCTGTACCAGCTTTTTCAGATGAGATTGAGGGGAATCGAAAGGAATCATATGTGGATAATATATGTACACCTCCagataaaattgaagaaaatcaATATCAAAAAGATGAAAAACATGCAGATATCTCAGAAAATTTGGTCAATGGAAATGTTCAACCTGTAGAATTATCATCCAATGAAATATTAAAGAACAGTATAGAAGTAAATAGTCTCGAATTTgaggcagaagtagaaaaaacCAAGACCAACGAGGGACAGCCAACAAAGATAACTGAAGATAATACACTAAATGAGCAGAAAAATTCGAGATCATCTCGGCAATCACCTGAGATAGAAATGAAAAACGATCCTGATGTTTCAAATGTGATACACCAAAGTGCATTTTCCAGTGAATGTAATGGTACACATTCTTCCACAGTCGTTACTAATACCACAGAGAGCAATGAAGTAGTTCTAGCGAGTACTAGCTCTAATGAGAATGAAGTAAAAGCTAACATATTAAATGGATCTCGTCACAGACAAACAACATTATTCTCAACCTCAAGAAGAGACGTTCGAAGCACGAGAAGGATCAGCCTAACCACACATCCGCGAAATACTTTGGGGGATGCTAGTTCGTTGGAAACAAAAACATATGTAAATTCTAGACTTAAATCGCGTAGTACGAAAGTGTCAGTATCGGGAAACACGGTGGAGGAAGGTGTGAGAAATTCGACGAGCAAAACGAGCGGTAGTGCTGTTGCTACTAAACGAAGACACAGTGCAATATCACAGAGTGTAGTTAACACGATTGAGGAGTCATGTATGTTACAAGAACCATGCGTTAAAAGGAGGACGCGATCGGAGGATCGTCCGAACCCGGTCGATGAGAACGATCCAGCGAATCAAGCCACAAAGGACGCGAGTAGTAGTATGAGCTGGCCTAGCACGGATTCCAATATTGCTCGTTCTACGGCTGTTGCTACCACTGTACCTGTACACGAAAGGCTACTGTCGCTAAATAGCTTCCAAAGAAATTTGGAGAAAAAAGCTACGCCAGTGAAAGCTATCAGAAGGCCGTCTTTCAAAGGTCTGTTGAAACAATTGTGGGCTGCTAGTCTCAGCGCAAGAGAGTGGGATCAGGGAAGAAGTAATCGATCGAATAATTGTAACGAGCGGAGGATAAAGCGAGCCGTGTCTATTATAGGTCCTTCAGATAATACGACTGTTCCGCAACGTTGGCTCAG GTCAGATACTATCGCAGCGACACCTGTAAAAACACTACGTTCACGTAATGTAGACATAACTGGTCACACGATATCTCCACAATTAGTACATCAGTACGGAATAGTAAAGCAAAGTCGACTCTCTTTACCGTGTAAATTGAAGCATTCTAGTAATAATGGATTTCTACAGTCAAATAGAGTAAGGTCTTCCTCCTTGTCGTCCAGTATAAAGCAAACTAGCAGTAATACTGCGAACGGAGCTTGCTCTACGATTAGTCCTACGAACACCGGATGTAACTCTAGTTCCGGAATGGCTAAGAGAGTCAAATCACCCTATAACCCAAGTGCTAGGTCATTAAGCACGCGATCTCGCATTAAACGTCTTGGAAAATGA
- the LOC117161510 gene encoding protein maelstrom isoform X1, protein MVIRISNYFNSSVLKMALPTNVSSMRCKIKQRNSSSRFSVECGLLSIIYNMSKNAFYFFALDWAKEQQKRGISVPRNMKELSSLCSEDWKKLPPHEKGIYKSRAKDNKIKAQMTVGNRTTIGESVAELELEQKRQEEFHQNMLQYIESIVGVGVRHDNLKNLKFIFIHVNWFYRRDIGINKYDFCPAEFAIAEFSILHGIQNVYHEILKVKIPLGWKRDALETSQETHQIPIELDDGEYDFALMYDKFSKFMERNKTGRRYPPLFTLKNSYPIVESLLQRLNEASGQSVDDYLIYSIEALFGELRNAAVKSVDERGIPLVLAETEFAKDYLSTMRGFECEFHKIVDVAQYCSKSIITRWGMTICDYCCEYLNVKMIEGVHCPYKNSFDINRQDTASGRTDNIDLKMKTLKILENRVVIADMNGVSKEYRDKVSTRSYEEEKNRRMENKVVIVDHAKANTSKSNTAALNLPMRPLRAPKTMAKALSGTQEGFELLNDVTNFPPIGGRGTVKKDTTRFKLPLGRGRGNC, encoded by the exons ATGGTAATTCgtatttcgaattattttaaTTCCTCAGTATTGAAGATGGCACTGCCAACAAATGTCAGCTCTATGCGATGTAAAATCAAACAAAGGAACAGTTCTTCCCGGTTCTCCGTCGAATGTGGATTGTTGAGCATTATATACAATATGTCAAAAAATGCATTTTATTTCTTTGCTCTTGACTGGGCAAAAGAGCAACAGAAGCGTGGCATATCTGTCccaagaaatatgaaagaactTTCATCGCTTTGTAGCGAAGACTGGAAG AAGCTTCCTCCACATGAAAAGGGAATTTATAAGTCTAGAGCAAAAGACAACAAGATTAAAGCTCAAATGACAGTAGGTAACAGAACTACAATTGGTGAAAGTGTAGCTGAGTTAGAGTTAGAGCAAAAGAGACAGGAGGAATTTCATCAAAACATGCTTCAATACATAGAATCTATAGTTGGTGTAGGTGTAAGACATGATA ActtgaaaaatttaaaattcatatttatacATGTCAATTGGTTTTATAGAAGAGACATAGGAATTAACAAGTATGACTTTTGTCCTGCAGAATTTGCAATTGCAGAATTTAGTATACTACATGGTATTCAAAACGTATACCATGAAATATTAAAGGTAAAAATACCTTTAGGATGGAAAAGAGATGCACTAGAAACTAGTCAGGAAACACACCAAATCCCTATAGAATTAGATGATGGGGAATATGACTTTGCACTTATGTATGATAAGTTCTCCAAATTTATGGAACGTAATAAGACTGGGAGAAGGTATCCTCCATTGTTCACTCTGAAAAACTCATATCCTATTGTGGAATCACTGCTACAGAGATTGAATGAAGCAAGTG GTCAATCTGTTGACGACTATCTAATCTATTCAATAGAAGCACTGTTTGGAGAACTACGAAATGCTGCTGTAAAGAGCGTAGACGAACGTGGCATTCCTCTTGTTCTTGCCGAAACGGAATTTGCAAAAGACTACTTATCCACTATGCGTGGCTTCGAGTGTGAA TTCCATAAAATTGTAGATGTAGCTCAGTACTGCAGTAAATCCATAATAACAAGATGGGGTATGACGATATGTGATTATTGCTGTGAATACCTGAATGTTAAAATGATCGAAGGTGTGCATTGCCCATACAAGAATTCCTTCGACATTAATAGACAAGATACTGCTAGCGGAAGAACTGATAACATTGATCTGAAGATGAAGACTTTAAAAATACTGGAAAACAGGGTAGTAATTGCTGATATGAATGGA GTATCCAAAGAGTATAGGGATAAGGTATCTACACGATCTtacgaagaagagaaaaatagaCGAATGGAGAATAAAGTGGTCATAGTTGATCATGCTAAAGCTAATACATCCAAATCCAACACTGCAGCT CTAAATTTGCCAATGCGACCATTGCGTGCACCTAAAACAATGG ctAAAGCTCTTAGTGGAACACAGGAAGGCTTCGAGCTTCTTAACGATGTTACCAATTTTCCACCAATTG GAGGACGAGGTACAGTTAAAAAAGATACTACAAGGTTCAAGCTGCCTTTGGGCAGag GACGTGGAAATTGTTAG